A region of Bradyrhizobium sp. SZCCHNS1050 DNA encodes the following proteins:
- a CDS encoding magnesium and cobalt transport protein CorA, with translation MRHVTTQTPADTPAVQVRGASREPGVVAASAYADGRRVADVAIEEAGAWSRRPGHVVWIGLHEPDAALLQRVADQFGLHELAIEDASKAHQQPKVERYGDALFVVARTAQLVKEHIVFGETHIFVGPGFVVSVRHGASTSYGAVRERCESCPGSLAKGEDYILYAILDFIVDNYRPVTESIMAEVETLEEVVLQRPLARHEVDLLYRLRRDLLRLRRAVGPVVDVCKRLEHVDNVAIDAEMAPLFRDVLDHAKRAEEDADSLREILAFVFEASMMAGQAQQTDIARRLTAWAAILAVPTAVAGIYGMNFEHMPELKWQYGYYAVLGFIATVCSVLYWQFHRRGWL, from the coding sequence ATGCGCCACGTGACGACGCAGACACCGGCCGATACGCCGGCCGTTCAGGTTCGCGGCGCGTCGCGCGAGCCCGGCGTGGTCGCGGCGAGCGCCTATGCCGATGGCCGCCGCGTCGCCGACGTCGCGATCGAGGAGGCCGGCGCCTGGAGCAGGCGGCCGGGCCATGTGGTGTGGATCGGGCTGCACGAGCCGGATGCGGCGCTGCTGCAGCGCGTCGCGGATCAGTTCGGGCTGCACGAGCTCGCGATCGAGGATGCGTCGAAGGCGCATCAGCAGCCCAAGGTCGAGCGCTACGGCGACGCGCTGTTCGTCGTCGCCCGCACCGCGCAGCTCGTCAAGGAGCACATCGTGTTCGGCGAGACCCACATCTTTGTCGGCCCCGGCTTCGTGGTCTCGGTGCGCCACGGCGCCTCGACCTCCTATGGCGCGGTGCGCGAGCGCTGCGAGAGCTGTCCGGGCTCGCTCGCCAAGGGCGAGGACTACATCCTCTATGCGATCCTCGATTTCATCGTCGACAACTACCGGCCGGTGACCGAGAGCATCATGGCCGAGGTCGAGACGCTGGAGGAGGTGGTGCTGCAGCGGCCGCTCGCGCGCCACGAGGTCGACCTTCTGTATCGCCTGCGGCGCGACTTGCTGCGGCTGCGCCGCGCCGTCGGCCCCGTGGTCGACGTCTGCAAGCGGCTCGAGCATGTCGACAACGTCGCGATCGACGCCGAGATGGCGCCGCTGTTTCGCGACGTCCTCGACCACGCCAAGCGCGCCGAGGAGGATGCGGATTCCTTGCGCGAGATCCTCGCCTTCGTGTTCGAGGCCAGCATGATGGCCGGCCAGGCGCAGCAGACCGACATCGCCCGTCGACTCACGGCCTGGGCGGCGATCCTCGCGGTGCCGACGGCCGTCGCCGGCATCTACGGCATGAACTTCGAGCACATGCCGGAGCTGAAATGGCAATACGGCTACTACGCCGTGCTGGGCTTCATCGCCACCGTGTGCAGCGTGCTGTACTGGCAGTTCCACCGGCGCGGATGGCTGTGA
- a CDS encoding SDR family oxidoreductase, translating into MATQRVALVTAGGSGMGAAAARRLAADGFHVAILSSSGKGEALAAELGGLGITGSNTSSDDLKRLVDGAMDRWGRIDVLVNSAGHGPRAPILELTDEQWHTGLDTYLLNVIRPTRLVTPIMQAHKGGAIINISTAWTFEPSSMFPTSAVFRAGLASFTKIFTDTYAADNIRMNNVLPGWIDSLPATEERSKTVPMGRYGKSEEIAATIAFLASEGAAYITGQNIRVDGGLTRSV; encoded by the coding sequence ATGGCCACACAACGTGTCGCACTGGTCACCGCGGGCGGCAGCGGCATGGGCGCAGCGGCCGCGCGCCGGCTTGCCGCTGATGGATTCCACGTCGCGATCCTGTCGTCGTCGGGCAAGGGCGAGGCGCTGGCGGCCGAGCTCGGCGGCCTCGGCATCACCGGCTCCAACACGTCCAGCGACGATCTGAAACGCCTCGTCGACGGCGCGATGGACCGCTGGGGCCGCATCGATGTGCTCGTCAACAGCGCCGGCCACGGCCCGCGCGCGCCGATCCTGGAGCTGACCGACGAGCAGTGGCACACGGGCCTCGATACCTATCTGCTGAACGTCATCCGCCCGACACGCCTGGTGACGCCGATCATGCAGGCGCATAAGGGCGGCGCGATCATCAACATCTCGACCGCCTGGACCTTCGAACCGTCTTCGATGTTCCCGACCTCGGCGGTGTTCCGCGCCGGGCTCGCGTCCTTCACCAAGATCTTCACCGACACCTACGCGGCCGACAACATCCGCATGAACAACGTGCTGCCGGGCTGGATCGACAGCCTGCCGGCGACGGAGGAGCGCAGCAAGACGGTGCCGATGGGCCGCTACGGCAAGTCCGAGGAGATCGCCGCGACCATCGCCTTCCTGGCCTCCGAGGGTGCCGCCTACATCACCGGCCAGAACATCCGCGTCGACGGCGGGCTGACGCGCAGCGTGTGA
- a CDS encoding glutamine synthetase family protein has product MSFVDKHQLWTVEQAEAAMRMRRLAEEHGLTTIRFSFPDQHGILRGKTLTVDAALSSLEDGCSITTTLLAKDTSHRTVFPVFTAGGGFGMAEMQGGSDALMVADPTTFRVLPWASGTGWVLCDLYFANGAPVPFATRNLYRSALATLEQRGYQFMAGLEVECHIFKVEDPRLAPGDAGSPGQPGVPPTVSLLTQGYQYLTEQRFDQMEPALEIIRANLVALGLPLRSIELEYGPSQCEFVLQPGIGLAPADTMVLFRSAVKQICQRHGYHATFMCRPRIPNVMSSGWHLHQSLVARDGSNAFMTEDAEGLSALGRHYMAGLLAHARASALFSTPTINGYRRYRAYSLAPDRAIWGRDNRGVMIRVLGGPGDRATRLENRIGEPAANPYLYMASQISAGLDGIDRELDPGPSADVPYETKASLLPKSLREAVDALKDDAFFREAFGSTFIDYYTFIKNAELERFQQEVSDWEQREYFEMF; this is encoded by the coding sequence TTGAGTTTCGTCGACAAGCATCAGTTGTGGACCGTCGAGCAGGCCGAGGCCGCAATGCGCATGCGCCGCCTCGCCGAGGAGCACGGCCTCACCACCATCCGCTTCTCGTTCCCGGACCAGCATGGCATTCTGCGCGGCAAGACACTCACTGTCGATGCTGCTTTGTCCTCGCTCGAGGACGGCTGCTCGATCACGACGACCCTGCTCGCCAAGGACACCTCGCATCGCACCGTGTTTCCGGTGTTCACCGCCGGCGGCGGCTTCGGCATGGCCGAGATGCAGGGCGGCAGCGACGCGCTGATGGTCGCCGATCCGACCACGTTCCGGGTGCTGCCCTGGGCGTCCGGCACCGGCTGGGTGCTGTGTGATCTGTACTTCGCCAACGGTGCGCCGGTCCCGTTCGCCACGCGCAATCTCTATCGGTCGGCATTGGCGACTCTCGAACAGCGTGGCTATCAGTTCATGGCCGGCCTCGAGGTCGAGTGCCACATCTTCAAGGTCGAGGATCCCAGGCTCGCGCCCGGTGATGCCGGCTCGCCCGGTCAGCCCGGCGTGCCGCCGACGGTCAGCCTGCTGACCCAGGGCTATCAATATCTCACCGAGCAGCGCTTCGATCAGATGGAGCCGGCGCTCGAGATCATCCGGGCGAACCTCGTCGCGCTGGGCCTGCCGTTGCGCTCGATCGAGCTCGAATATGGACCGAGCCAGTGCGAATTCGTGCTGCAGCCGGGCATCGGGCTGGCGCCTGCGGATACGATGGTGCTGTTCCGCAGCGCCGTGAAGCAGATCTGCCAGCGCCACGGCTATCACGCCACCTTCATGTGCCGGCCGCGCATCCCCAACGTGATGTCGTCGGGCTGGCATCTGCACCAGTCGCTGGTGGCGCGCGACGGCAGCAACGCGTTCATGACGGAGGACGCCGAAGGTCTGTCCGCGCTCGGCCGCCACTACATGGCGGGTCTGCTCGCGCATGCGCGTGCCTCCGCGCTGTTTTCGACGCCGACGATCAACGGCTACCGGCGCTACCGCGCCTATTCGCTGGCGCCGGACCGCGCGATCTGGGGCCGCGACAACAGAGGCGTCATGATCCGCGTGCTCGGCGGCCCCGGCGATCGCGCCACCCGCCTGGAGAACCGCATCGGCGAGCCCGCCGCCAACCCCTATCTCTACATGGCTTCGCAGATATCAGCCGGCCTCGACGGCATCGACCGCGAGCTCGATCCGGGACCGTCGGCGGATGTGCCCTATGAGACCAAGGCGAGCCTGCTGCCGAAATCGTTGCGCGAGGCGGTCGATGCGCTGAAGGACGACGCGTTCTTCCGCGAGGCGTTCGGTTCGACCTTCATCGACTACTACACCTTCATCAAGAACGCCGAGCTCGAGCGCTTCCAGCAGGAGGTCTCCGACTGGGAGCAGCGCGAATATTTCGAGATGTTCTGA
- a CDS encoding aromatic ring-hydroxylating dioxygenase subunit alpha, producing MMSQEQNDLITRVGPGAPAGKLMRMYWQPAALVDELAGERPVRAVKLLGQDFVLFKDAQGRYGLLDRDCPHRGADLAFGRLENGGLRCAFHGWLFDADGNCLETPAEPAGSPLCKNVKQRAYPVVEKGGILWAWLGEGAAPAFPDLDCFTAPDAYTFAFKGLIECNWLQALEVGIDPAHASFLHRFFEDEDTSTAYGKQFRGASADSELPMTKVLREYDRPIINVEGTEYGLRIIALREIDAERTHVRVTNQLFPHAFVIPMSTEMTITQWHVPVDDESCYWYAIFTSYGAPVDRAKMRAQRLELYELPDYRSRKNKSNDYGFDPREQATATYTGMGNDINVHDQWAVESMGRIQDRTREHLGQSDKAIIQYRRLLREQIEKVASGEPPMLFLDAAEARSVQGPATMDGIGPTRGWETYWMEVDVRRRRNAPWAPPVPADIVRRAPHLSAAE from the coding sequence ATGATGAGCCAGGAGCAGAACGACCTGATCACGCGCGTCGGTCCCGGCGCGCCCGCCGGTAAACTAATGAGGATGTACTGGCAGCCGGCCGCGCTGGTCGATGAGCTCGCGGGCGAGCGGCCGGTGCGCGCGGTGAAGCTGCTCGGCCAGGACTTCGTGCTCTTCAAGGATGCGCAGGGCCGCTACGGACTACTTGATCGCGATTGTCCGCATCGCGGCGCAGATCTCGCCTTCGGACGGCTGGAGAACGGCGGGTTGCGTTGCGCCTTCCATGGCTGGCTGTTCGACGCCGACGGCAATTGTCTGGAGACGCCGGCCGAACCGGCGGGCTCGCCGCTGTGCAAGAACGTCAAGCAGCGCGCCTATCCCGTGGTCGAGAAGGGCGGCATCCTCTGGGCCTGGCTGGGCGAGGGCGCCGCCCCGGCGTTCCCGGATCTCGACTGCTTCACCGCGCCAGACGCCTACACCTTCGCCTTCAAGGGCCTGATCGAGTGCAACTGGCTGCAAGCGCTGGAGGTCGGCATCGACCCCGCGCATGCCTCGTTCCTGCACCGCTTCTTCGAGGACGAGGATACGTCGACCGCCTATGGCAAGCAGTTCCGCGGCGCCTCCGCCGACAGCGAGCTGCCGATGACCAAGGTGCTGCGCGAATACGATCGTCCGATCATCAATGTCGAGGGGACCGAATACGGCCTGCGCATCATCGCGCTGCGTGAGATCGATGCCGAACGCACCCACGTGCGCGTCACCAATCAGCTGTTCCCGCATGCCTTCGTGATTCCGATGAGCACGGAGATGACGATCACGCAGTGGCACGTGCCGGTCGATGACGAGAGCTGCTATTGGTACGCGATCTTCACCAGCTATGGCGCGCCGGTCGACCGGGCGAAGATGCGGGCGCAGCGGCTCGAGCTCTATGAGCTGCCCGACTATCGCTCGCGCAAGAACAAGAGCAACGACTACGGCTTCGATCCACGGGAGCAGGCGACCGCGACCTACACCGGCATGGGCAACGACATCAACGTGCACGACCAGTGGGCGGTGGAGTCGATGGGCCGGATCCAGGACCGCACCCGCGAGCATCTGGGCCAATCCGACAAGGCGATCATCCAATATCGCCGGCTGCTGCGCGAGCAGATCGAGAAGGTCGCGAGCGGCGAGCCGCCGATGCTGTTCCTCGATGCCGCCGAGGCCCGCAGCGTGCAGGGCCCGGCGACGATGGACGGGATCGGTCCGACGCGCGGCTGGGAGACCTATTGGATGGAAGTCGACGTCCGCCGCCGCCGCAACGCCCCCTGGGCCCCGCCGGTGCCCGCGGATATCGTGCGGCGGGCCCCGCATCTGAGCGCGGCGGAGTAG
- a CDS encoding IclR family transcriptional regulator C-terminal domain-containing protein, with amino-acid sequence MPKLKRTDEEKKQARGDGPEFVEALDRGLRVIQAFSREGRPMTLSKAAELTGLARATVRRILLTLKASGFVHGDDRLFSLTPRVLLLASSYLASNQINSVMQPLMDNTAGEAREVCSLAVLDGESVVFIARATSTRMFSTGLEIGYRLPAFCTSVGRVLLSRMPDDQLRQAVERMTLTEMTPQTITDKEALLASIIAVRDDGYSLVDGEAEQGFRSISVPIRRYDGGIIAAANIGGHVDRIGVDEMKERFLPLLKKLAATAQPLLV; translated from the coding sequence ATGCCGAAACTGAAGCGCACTGATGAGGAGAAGAAGCAGGCTCGGGGCGACGGTCCCGAGTTCGTGGAAGCGCTCGATCGCGGCCTGCGGGTGATACAAGCCTTCAGCCGCGAGGGCCGGCCGATGACGCTGAGCAAGGCCGCGGAACTCACCGGCCTCGCCCGTGCCACGGTGCGACGGATTCTGCTGACCCTGAAGGCCTCCGGCTTCGTCCATGGCGACGACCGGCTGTTCTCGCTGACGCCGCGCGTGCTGCTGCTGGCCTCCAGCTATCTCGCCTCCAACCAGATCAACAGCGTGATGCAGCCGTTGATGGACAACACGGCCGGCGAGGCGCGCGAGGTCTGCTCGCTCGCCGTCCTCGACGGCGAGTCGGTCGTCTTCATCGCGCGCGCGACCTCGACGCGGATGTTCTCGACCGGGCTCGAAATCGGCTATCGGCTGCCGGCGTTCTGCACGTCGGTCGGCCGCGTGTTGCTGAGCCGGATGCCGGACGATCAGTTGCGCCAGGCCGTCGAGCGCATGACGCTGACCGAGATGACGCCGCAGACGATCACCGACAAGGAAGCATTGCTCGCGTCGATCATCGCCGTCCGCGACGACGGTTACTCGCTCGTCGACGGTGAGGCGGAGCAGGGTTTCCGCTCGATTTCAGTGCCGATTCGCCGCTATGACGGCGGCATCATCGCCGCCGCCAACATCGGCGGCCACGTCGATCGCATCGGCGTCGACGAGATGAAGGAGCGCTTCCTGCCGCTGCTGAAGAAGCTCGCGGCGACGGCGCAGCCTCTGCTCGTCTGA
- a CDS encoding alpha/beta hydrolase, which produces MTDALPLVLVPGLISSPRIYAPVIPALWRLGPVMVANHIRDDSMAAIARRILAEAPPRFALAGHSMGGYIALEIMRQAPERVGRLALINTQARPDTPEASARRRTMITRAKEGDYHGVVDELFSGFVHPSRQDDPRLRQLVHDMAEEVGVIGFIRQLTAIMSRPDSRPTLTAIRCPTLVLTGDTDNTIPNSLSKEMADGIDGSWLVVLENCGHLPQPEQPEETAQALMEWLRG; this is translated from the coding sequence ATGACTGATGCGCTGCCGCTCGTGCTGGTGCCTGGCCTGATCTCGTCGCCCCGCATCTATGCGCCGGTGATCCCGGCGCTGTGGCGGCTCGGGCCGGTGATGGTGGCCAACCACATCCGCGATGACAGCATGGCCGCGATCGCCCGCCGCATCCTGGCCGAGGCGCCGCCGCGCTTCGCGCTCGCGGGACATTCGATGGGCGGCTACATCGCGCTCGAGATCATGCGCCAGGCGCCGGAACGCGTGGGTCGGCTGGCGCTGATCAACACCCAGGCGCGGCCCGACACGCCGGAGGCGAGCGCCCGCCGCCGCACCATGATCACCCGCGCCAAGGAGGGCGACTATCACGGCGTGGTCGACGAGCTGTTCTCGGGCTTCGTGCATCCGTCGCGCCAGGATGATCCGCGGCTGCGCCAGCTCGTGCACGACATGGCCGAGGAGGTCGGCGTCATCGGCTTCATCCGGCAGCTGACGGCCATCATGTCGCGTCCGGACTCGCGGCCGACCTTGACCGCGATCCGCTGCCCGACCCTGGTGCTGACCGGCGACACCGACAACACCATCCCGAACAGCCTGTCGAAGGAAATGGCCGACGGCATCGACGGCAGCTGGCTGGTCGTGCTGGAGAATTGCGGCCACCTGCCGCAGCCCGAGCAGCCGGAGGAAACGGCGCAGGCGCTGATGGAGTGGTTGAGGGGGTGA
- a CDS encoding zinc-ribbon domain-containing protein encodes MLDEKEWVEIEPLLRKPIDDIKDYRRLNECTLGQAAAAVDSKAGVLQRYRELTGFDETNALAIWHHRRSDFGPACTSCGKPLRTPRAKFCAACGTPVS; translated from the coding sequence ATGCTCGATGAGAAGGAGTGGGTGGAGATCGAGCCTCTCCTGAGGAAACCGATCGACGACATCAAAGACTACCGGCGGTTGAATGAATGTACTCTCGGGCAAGCCGCCGCTGCGGTCGATAGCAAAGCGGGCGTGCTGCAGCGCTACCGTGAACTGACCGGCTTTGACGAGACGAATGCCCTTGCGATCTGGCACCATCGACGAAGTGATTTCGGTCCGGCGTGCACGTCGTGTGGAAAGCCGTTGAGAACACCCCGCGCGAAATTCTGCGCCGCCTGCGGGACGCCGGTTTCATAG
- a CDS encoding TetR/AcrR family transcriptional regulator, with product METKPQDRHRKPRADAQRNRERVLEAAKAVFSVGGAEASLEAVARQAGVGIGTLYRHFPTREDLFEAVYRREVEQLAELAEELKSEQSAVEALRRWLRSTVQFVATKKGMMAALAIVMNANSELAAYSHGHLTRSIGALLARAVAAGEIRSDISADDVLRALIGMCYMHDQTGWQQSVLRLLDVFVDGLRVGKGRA from the coding sequence ATGGAGACGAAACCACAAGACCGCCATCGCAAGCCGCGCGCCGATGCGCAGCGCAATCGCGAGCGCGTGCTCGAGGCGGCCAAGGCGGTGTTCAGCGTCGGCGGCGCCGAGGCCAGCCTGGAGGCGGTGGCGCGCCAGGCCGGCGTCGGCATCGGCACGCTGTATCGCCATTTCCCCACCCGCGAGGATCTGTTCGAAGCGGTGTACCGGCGCGAGGTCGAGCAGCTCGCCGAGCTTGCGGAAGAGCTGAAGAGCGAGCAGTCGGCGGTCGAGGCGCTCCGCCGCTGGCTGCGCTCGACGGTGCAGTTCGTCGCCACCAAGAAGGGCATGATGGCCGCGCTCGCGATCGTCATGAACGCGAACTCTGAGCTCGCGGCCTATTCGCACGGCCACCTCACCCGCTCGATCGGCGCGCTGCTGGCGCGTGCCGTCGCGGCCGGCGAGATCCGCAGCGACATCAGCGCCGACGACGTCCTGCGCGCGCTGATCGGCATGTGCTACATGCACGACCAGACCGGCTGGCAGCAGAGCGTGCTGCGGCTGTTGGATGTGTTCGTGGATGGGTTGCGGGTGGGGAAGGGGCGGGCGTGA
- a CDS encoding (2Fe-2S)-binding protein, producing the protein MNWTVRLTVNGEPRTLALDDPRVTLLDLLRERLHLTGTKKGCDRGQCGACTVLVDGRRINSCLTLAVSLDGAAITTIEGLAQGDRLHPVQEAFIAHDALQCGFCTPGQIMSAVGLINEGHAGGDPERVREGMSGNLCRCSAYVGIVEAVLDAQATLAEDKERAA; encoded by the coding sequence ATGAATTGGACTGTCAGACTCACCGTCAACGGTGAGCCGCGAACGCTTGCGCTCGACGACCCCAGGGTCACCCTGCTCGACCTGCTGCGCGAGCGCCTCCACCTCACCGGCACCAAGAAGGGCTGCGACCGCGGCCAGTGCGGCGCCTGCACCGTCCTGGTCGACGGCCGCCGCATCAATTCCTGCCTGACGCTGGCCGTCAGCCTCGACGGCGCGGCGATCACCACCATCGAAGGACTCGCGCAAGGCGACCGGCTGCACCCGGTGCAGGAAGCCTTCATCGCCCACGATGCCCTGCAATGCGGCTTCTGCACGCCCGGCCAGATCATGAGCGCGGTCGGGCTCATCAACGAAGGTCACGCCGGCGGCGATCCGGAGCGCGTGCGCGAAGGCATGAGCGGCAATCTGTGCCGCTGCAGCGCCTATGTCGGCATCGTCGAGGCGGTGCTCGACGCCCAGGCGACGCTCGCCGAGGACAAGGAGCGCGCGGCATGA
- a CDS encoding xanthine dehydrogenase family protein subunit M, giving the protein MNRFDYVKPSTVAEAVAAASAPGAAYLASGTNLLDLMKGNVVRPARLVDISQIKELTRIETLGNGDVRIGALVRNADLAHDAAFARDFPAVAEALLSGASAQLRNAATVGGNLLQRTRCAYFYDPASACNKRAPGAGCDARGGDTHQHAVLGWSEACIATNPSDFCVPLAALDAIVEIEGGSGRREVALEALHLLPGTTPERETVLAPGEMIVAVRLPAAARAFARHARYLKVRERNSYAFAVVSAAAGLVIENGAIKHARLALGGVAAKPWRAHQAEALLAGQPAMPHTFQQAADIALRDAKPSGDNAHKIPLARSLIMRALAAAAQGTPSRVPALPASPFSAVPGALHDA; this is encoded by the coding sequence ATGAACCGGTTCGACTATGTGAAGCCGTCGACGGTCGCGGAGGCGGTCGCAGCGGCCAGCGCGCCCGGCGCGGCCTATCTCGCTTCGGGCACCAACCTGCTCGATCTGATGAAGGGCAATGTCGTCCGGCCGGCGCGGCTGGTCGACATCTCGCAGATCAAGGAGCTGACGCGGATCGAGACGCTCGGCAATGGCGACGTCCGGATCGGCGCGCTGGTCCGCAACGCGGACCTTGCGCATGACGCGGCCTTCGCGCGCGATTTCCCGGCGGTCGCCGAAGCGCTGCTGTCGGGCGCCTCGGCACAGTTGCGCAATGCGGCCACCGTCGGCGGCAATCTGCTGCAGCGGACACGCTGCGCGTATTTCTATGATCCGGCCTCGGCCTGCAACAAACGCGCGCCCGGCGCAGGCTGCGACGCGCGCGGGGGCGACACCCATCAGCACGCCGTGCTCGGCTGGAGCGAGGCCTGCATCGCCACCAACCCCTCGGACTTCTGCGTGCCGCTCGCCGCGCTCGATGCGATCGTCGAGATCGAAGGCGGCTCCGGCCGGCGCGAGGTCGCGCTGGAGGCGCTGCATCTGCTCCCCGGCACCACGCCGGAGCGCGAGACCGTGCTCGCGCCGGGCGAGATGATCGTCGCGGTCCGGCTGCCCGCGGCGGCGCGGGCGTTCGCAAGGCACGCGCGCTATCTGAAGGTGCGCGAGCGCAATTCCTATGCGTTCGCCGTCGTCTCCGCCGCGGCCGGTCTCGTGATCGAGAACGGCGCGATCAAGCACGCACGCCTGGCGCTCGGCGGCGTCGCAGCCAAGCCGTGGCGCGCCCACCAGGCCGAAGCGCTGCTCGCAGGCCAGCCGGCTATGCCGCACACATTCCAGCAGGCTGCCGACATCGCGCTGCGCGATGCAAAGCCATCCGGCGACAACGCCCACAAGATCCCTCTCGCGCGCAGCCTGATCATGCGCGCGCTTGCCGCCGCTGCGCAAGGCACGCCGTCGCGCGTGCCGGCGCTGCCGGCCTCTCCCTTCTCCGCCGTTCCAGGAGCACTTCATGACGCCTGA